One Bacillota bacterium genomic window, GTCTCCCAGAGGCCGGCGACGCGCCGCACCCGGATCCCCGCCTCCGCGCCGAGCAGCCGAAGCGCCGAGCGGAGCGCCTCCTCGCGCTCGCCCAGGTTGGAGCCGAGCCCCAGGAAGCCCCGCCGCACGGCCGCCCGCTCCCCGCTCATCCGCTCCGCCTCCCCCGCCTAGGCCGGCCAGCGCCAGGTGGCCGCCACGTCCTCGAAGGGGTGGTGGAGCGGCGCCTCGGGCTTGTGGACCCGCACCTCCAGGCCGCGCACGCCCTGCCCCGCGAAGCGCGCCACCAGGGCCCGCCCGATCCGCGCCGCCAGCGACTCGATCAGGTTGACCGGCTCGCCCTCGACCACGCCGCGCACCAGGCGCGCCACCGCCCCGTAGTCCACCGAGTCGCCCAGCCGGTCGCCGGCCGGGCGCCCCGCCTCCAGTGCCAGCCGCACGTCGACGCGGAAGGGATGGAGCCCCTCGCGCTCGTAGGCCCGGGCTCCATGCCGGCCGTAGAAGAGGAGGCCGCGCAGCTCGAGCCCCGCCGCCCCGGTCTCGCCGCCCCCGCCGCCCCGGGCGGCACCGGCGCCCCTCCCCGCCGCCCGGACGGCGTCCGCCACGCGGAGCGCCCTGACCGTGGGGCCGACGTCGTGGACGCGGACCGCCGCCGCCCCCGCCCGGGCGGCCAGCACCGCCAGCGCCAGCGACCCCTCCAGCCTCGCCTCCGGCGGCTCGTGGAGGAGGCGTCCGATGGTGCCCTTGCGCGAGGCACCCACCAGGAAGGGGATCCCCGGCGGCATCACCTCCTCCAGGCGAGCCAGCAGGACCAGGTTCTCCTCGGCACCCTTCCCGAAGCCGATCCCGGGGTCGAGGAGGATCGCCCCCGGCTCGATCCCGGCCTCCAGCGCGTGCCGGAAGATCCGGTCGAGCTCGAGCCGCCAGCGAGCGACGGGCGCACCAACTTCCCCGGGGACGGGCGGCGGCGCGTCCGGCGCACGCCCGCCCCGGCCGCCGCCGTGGGCCAGGACGGCCGGTACCCCCAGCCGGGCCAGGGTGGCCGCCATGGCCGGGTCCCGCTCCAGCCCGCTGACGTCGTTGACCGCCGCCGCCCCGGCCTCCACCGCCGCCTCGGCAACCCTCGCCTTGTACGTGTCGACGGAGACGGGCACGCCCAGGCGCGCGCGGAGGACGGCGCGGAG contains:
- the folP gene encoding dihydropteroate synthase, giving the protein MTTWRQLLPDLGGRTLVMGVLNATPDSFADGPDRGRGLDPGWAVERARAMVEEGADLIDLGAESTRPGAAAVPEEEELRRLLPVLRAVLRARLGVPVSVDTYKARVAEAAVEAGAAAVNDVSGLERDPAMAATLARLGVPAVLAHGGGRGGRAPDAPPPVPGEVGAPVARWRLELDRIFRHALEAGIEPGAILLDPGIGFGKGAEENLVLLARLEEVMPPGIPFLVGASRKGTIGRLLHEPPEARLEGSLALAVLAARAGAAAVRVHDVGPTVRALRVADAVRAAGRGAGAARGGGGGETGAAGLELRGLLFYGRHGARAYEREGLHPFRVDVRLALEAGRPAGDRLGDSVDYGAVARLVRGVVEGEPVNLIESLAARIGRALVARFAGQGVRGLEVRVHKPEAPLHHPFEDVAATWRWPA